The Nilaparvata lugens isolate BPH unplaced genomic scaffold, ASM1435652v1 scaffold7352, whole genome shotgun sequence sequence CTTTCTGAAGGATCATCCTGATGCACAGCCCAATTTCACGGCGTTTTTTGATAGACTCCTGACTGGCTTCAACAACTGCTTTCCACTAAAACGTTTCCTCTCTGGAAGGCCTGGTAAACGTGGTGCACTGTGGATTACGGACGACCTTCTTGACCTGAGAGACCTGGTTCTTATGGCGTACGAGCGGTTTCGGGCTGATCGACTTCTGTCCTCTAAACGGACCTACATGGGACTGAGGAGATCTTACCAGCGGGCTGCTCGTGCGGCCAGGATGCGCTACAACTCTGAGCTGATTGACCGGGCACCCAATAGGTGCAAAGCTGCCTGGGGTATCATCAGGGCCGCTGCGGGTGTACCAGCTCCTGGTGCTGTTCCGGTATCTGCGGATGATCTTCACGACGCGTGGACCATCTCTATTCGCGGTATCTGCGAGGGGATCCGAGCTTCCCCTGTGGTGGCGGCGGATCTGCTCTCGGCTTCGGTTCGGCCCCCCGCTCTTCGGCTGTTGACCTGGCGCCGTATTACTTGTGATGATGTCACTCGAGTTGTGAACTGTTTGAGCAACTCGGTTAGTAAAGACATTTATGGTATGACCAGTGCTACTATTAAGGATGTATTAGCTCTTATTGTTTCTCCCCTTCTTATTGCTGAAATTCTTATTGCTGAGCAGCTCCTTGCTTATTGTGACCAGTGCGGCCTGTTTGCGACCACCCAGTTTGGTTTCAGGAAAAATAGATCCACCACTGATGCAGTAGATTTCCTGCtttccaaaatatttgattGCTTTGAGGCACGTGGACTTGCTGGGCTCACCTTGTGTGATCTCAGCAAGGCCTTTGATACAATGGATCATGCTATTCTCGTGGACAAGCTTAGGCATTATGGTGTGGGACCGTCTCCTCTCAAACTGATTCAGGCCTACCTGGGGGGTCGCAGACAGGCGGTGCTGGCTAATGGAGTTCTCTCTGAGATCAGGGATTGTGTTGACTGTGGAGTGCCTCAGGGCTCTGTCCTGGGGCCTCTGTTGTTTCTTATTTCAGTTAACGATATAGCTCAGGTGGATGGCTGGTGTGTTGTCTGTTATGCGGACGACACCACCTTCTTCAATGCTGGTCGTGAGATGGGAGGACTGAGGGCAGCTATGGTGGAGACTGGAGCATTTGCATCGGACTGGTTCTCTGCCAATCGCTTCCTCCTCAATGAAGACAAAACTCAGTCTATTGTGTTCAGTCTCAGAAATgggaatgaatacaattttgcCCCCGTCAAACTGTTAGGGTTTACCCTTGACAGGAAGCTCTCTTGGGGCGAGCACATTGAGACAGTCTGCGCCAGGTTGAGCAGAGTGGTTTTCCTGCTGAGGGGTCTCAAATACAGTGTGCCACCTCATTATCTTAAAATGTGCTACTTTGGCTTTTTTCAGAGCGTGATTTTATATGGCCTCCCCCTCTGGGGTGGAGCCACAGATGTCGCCCGAGTCCTTCGTCTCCAGAAGAGGGCCCTGAGGATTATTTGTGGGGCTGGTAGATTAGCCCACTGTCGCCCGCTCTTTATCAAAGAGAGGATCCTCACCGTCTTCTCCCTCTATGTTCTCCATACCCTTTGCAGAACACATGCAAACGTGGGGTTGCTCGTGACCCAACAGAGCTTCCACCCGTATGAGACTAGGGGTAGACTCAGGCTGGATTTACCCTACCAGAGGCTGAGCAGAACTCGGACTGGTCTGGCTCATATGTCTATCAGCCTCTATAATATGCTCCCTCTGTTGGCCAGGGATCTGCCTGCTGTGCGGTTTCGAGGGGCTCTGAGGAGCCTGCTGACGGATCACTCTCTGTACTCACTCCGTGAGTTCTGTATGTTGGAGAGCAGTGTGGTGAGTGCctattttcttatttgatttctgcctctgggcagttgtttttcttttacatttttgacGTGTCCCAGTGGGCTTCAGTTTAGTGATCCCTTTTATGgacctatttaaataaatattaaaaaatactaaaatacaTTGTATAATACCTATCCAAGGCTTTCCTAGCCaaacaaatcaatattttggCTCATACTGTGTTATACAATGTTATGGTCTATCAAAATTACCTGTTAGatacatttaatttcagtatttactGGTGGATAGGCGCGTATAGGGATACCTCGAGGATCACAATTATTTctaacactcataacttttgacacaatgatcacTGATCGGATCTCCTCCTAACTTACTACAGCTTATCAAGGCGATTGAAAATAATGTATCCTAGGTAAAAGTCGATCAGAAAAGTGAAAATTCATTCTTGACCACTtactttatttgaaattttattttcttaaattttaaaGAGAATGATTTTTGAAGAAAACGCAAGTTTTTCGAGATGAAATGGAAAAAGTCAAGATTTTGGGTTTTTTGGAGTGAGCCGCCCTCTGGCATgccagcaaatttcagattcgaattcagtgCACCAAAACACACCGTTGAAAAAAAATGTCAGGTCTGCTTCCTAGAAaatgaccatttgactggactatttatGGAAAATACGAAAGTGTTTCCCAAAAGTATAGCTGGACATTTTAATAACCATCCTCATCAGTTGGTTGACAAATTTCAGCTTGGAATTGTAATTTCCCACACGCACAGTTTCAATCCGTTCTCAATGAACGTAATAAGGATTACCTTCTGCCCAAAATGAGATGGGAGGTTTGTGACAAGGCAGCTCATTTGACTGCCGTCTGTTGACGCCTGCTCCAGAGTTGTAATGCCTTGCCACGACGCGGGAAGCGACACAGATAGGCTGCACCTATTCCCACTCCACTAAATACTCACTGTGACCTATTAATACTCCACATGGATTAATATGGTTATGACAACCACAAATGAGTATCTATTTTAGAACACTTTAATGGTGAGAGCCAATTATTGTCAAGATAaagtaaataatttgaataattacatcTAATAATGATTTCTCATAAACCATCAACTGTTCTCATTCACAAATTATGATGTTTCCCTTgttacaaattattttatccTTGAGAACAATCAATACTTtgatattttctcaaataaaattcataatttttcaatactaTTGAGGCACAGTAGTAGTAAAGATTGTTCAGTCACGACAAGAAACTTGGTCCCCATATCAGGCTGCGGCAATTCCAAGCTTTTTCTCGTGACTCAACCATCTATACCTTACACACGACGGAAGA is a genomic window containing:
- the LOC120356638 gene encoding uncharacterized protein LOC120356638, which encodes MRYNSELIDRAPNRCKAAWGIIRAAAGVPAPGAVPVSADDLHDAWTISIRGICEGIRASPVVAADLLSASVRPPALRLLTWRRITCDDVTRVVNCLSNSSVILYGLPLWGGATDVARVLRLQKRALRIICGAGRLAHCRPLFIKERILTVFSLYVLHTLCRTHANVGLLVTQQSFHPYETRGRLRLDLPYQRLSRTRTGLAHMSISLYNMLPLLARDLPAVRFRGALRSLLTDHSLYSLREFCMLESSVVSAYFLI